One segment of Pelecanus crispus isolate bPelCri1 chromosome 2, bPelCri1.pri, whole genome shotgun sequence DNA contains the following:
- the ST3GAL1 gene encoding CMP-N-acetylneuraminate-beta-galactosamide-alpha-2,3-sialyltransferase 1, whose protein sequence is MVVVRRRNVKVFTFAFLLITVTSFLLNYTHQVTMTTWDLRHLIMQFSEQVQKLFKYPRRPCSCRTCISELGHSLWFDQRFNSTMQPFLTSQNALIPEDSYRWWLKLQGEKTPKNINATLKELFGIIPGDGDPLQERGTYTCRRCAVVGNSGNLLQSQYGQDIDSHDFVLRMNRAPTTGYESDVGSKTTHHFVYPESYKELAENVSMILIPFKTLDLHWVVTALTTGTINFTYIPVPRKIKVKKEKILFYNPTFMKYVYENWLQHHGRYPSTGFLSLIFALHVCDEVNVYGFGADSKGHWHHYWENNVSAGAFRKTGVHDGDFEFNVTLTLASIEKINFFKGR, encoded by the exons ATGGTCGTCGTAAGGAGGAGGAACGTGAAAGTGTTTACCTTCGCCTTTTTGCTCATCACGGTAACATCGTTTCTGCTGAACTACACGCATCAGGTGACCATGACCACCTGGGATCTGAGACATCTCATCATGCAGTTTTCAGAGCAAGTCCAAAAACTCTTCAAGTACCCCAGGAGACCATGCAGCTGTCGCACGTGCATTTCTGAGCTGGGACATTCCCTCTGGTTCGATCAGAGATTTAATTCAACTATGCAACCTTTCCTGACCTCACAAAATGCCTTGATCCCAGAAGACAGCTACAGGTGGTGGCTG AAACTGCAAGGAGAGAAAACTCCGAAGAATATTAATGCTACTCTCAAGGAATTGTTTGGAATCATTCCAGGGGATGGGGATCCACTGCAGGAGCGAGGCACTTACACGTGCAGACGGTGTGCTGTTGTGGGCAACTCTGGGAACCTTCTGCAGTCTCAGTATGGCCAAGATATTGACTCCCATGACTTTGTGCTCAG AATGAACCGTGCCCCCACCACTGGCTACGAATCAGATGTTGGGAGCAAGACCACTCACCACTTCGTTTACCCCGAGAGCTACAAAGAGCTGGCAGAAAATGTGAGCATGATCCTGATCCCCTTCAAAACCCTGGACCTGCACTGGGTTGTCACCGCTCTCACCACAGGCACCATCAACTT CACATACATTCCAGTTCCACGGAAAATCaaagtcaaaaaagaaaag ATCCTGTTTTATAATCCAACTTTTATGAAATACGTCTATGAAAACTGGCTCCAGCATCATGGGAGATACCCCTCCACAGGCTTTCTGTCTTTGATATTTGCACTCCATGTATGCGATGAG GTGAATGTGTATGGTTTTGGAGCAGACAGCAAAGGACACTGGCATCATTACTGGGAAAACAATGTTTCAGCTGGGGCTTTCCGGAAGACAGGTGTCCATGACGGGGATTTTGAGTTCAATGTAACTTTGACTCTTGCCtccattgaaaaaataaattttttcaaGGGCAGATGA